The proteins below are encoded in one region of Paraburkholderia aromaticivorans:
- a CDS encoding sulfite exporter TauE/SafE family protein — MGYLLVLCVGLLAGMLSGVVGTGSSMMLMPVLVMLFGPQQAVPIMAIAAIMGNFGKVLAWWREIDWRACGAYCVTAVPGAALGVRTLLALPPHAVEIALGLFFVAMVPTRRWLARRDIKFSLWQLSLIGGVVGFLTGIVVSTGPITVPVFMSYGLVKGAFLATEAAGSLTVYAAKVAVFNHFGALPLHVVIDGLITGSALMVGSFAARSIVVRMSPSTFKLVVDGLMLSSGLSLLWAAGR; from the coding sequence ATGGGATATCTGTTGGTGCTGTGCGTCGGATTGCTGGCCGGCATGTTGAGCGGCGTGGTCGGCACCGGCTCGTCGATGATGCTGATGCCCGTTCTCGTGATGCTGTTCGGTCCGCAACAGGCGGTGCCGATCATGGCGATCGCCGCGATCATGGGCAACTTCGGCAAGGTCCTCGCGTGGTGGCGCGAGATCGACTGGCGGGCGTGCGGCGCCTACTGCGTGACCGCCGTGCCGGGCGCGGCGCTGGGCGTGCGAACGCTGCTCGCATTGCCGCCGCATGCGGTCGAAATTGCGTTGGGGTTGTTCTTCGTCGCGATGGTGCCCACGCGGCGCTGGCTCGCGCGCCGGGATATCAAGTTCTCGTTGTGGCAGCTTTCCCTGATCGGCGGCGTGGTGGGTTTTCTCACCGGAATCGTCGTGTCTACCGGACCGATCACGGTGCCCGTGTTCATGTCTTACGGCCTCGTGAAAGGCGCTTTTCTCGCAACCGAAGCGGCGGGTTCCCTGACCGTTTATGCCGCCAAAGTTGCGGTCTTCAATCATTTCGGCGCGTTGCCTTTGCATGTGGTGATCGATGGCTTGATCACCGGCTCGGCATTGATGGTCGGCTCGTTTGCCGCGCGGTCGATCGTGGTTCGGATGAGTCCCTCGACATTCAAACTGGTCGTCGACGGGTTGATGTTGTCTTCGGGGCTGTCGCTACTGTGGGCGGCGGGGCGCTAG
- a CDS encoding hemolysin family protein, translating into MIQVVALIGALFLVALNGFFVAAEFGLVKLRQTRVQSLAAKHGMRGRLLGKVHGRLDAYLSACQLGITLASLGLGWIGEPAFAELLTPVFSLLGVESEKLIHGISLFFAFSCISFLHIVVGELAPKSLAIREAEKVSLWAATPLYGFYWAMYPAIWVLNTSANAVLKLTGLDADHGHDSHYSTDELKLILRGRRANVATELGSADGAYSQDEWNTIAHSLDFSRMTVSDLMRPAYEMIGLRRDLPLRENMQVVARHRFSRYPLFEDASGERVAGMIHLKDLLLARHAGSTLEDLSKYARPVQYVTPEMPALELFRRFRKGAPHFALVGHKREKPIGFLTLDNLLGALVGQIHDEFRQGDADWTRMDDGTLMGKGSLPVVSLERALGIDIDEGKAESVGGLVIQALNDLPSEGQRVEFDRFDVVVKKMKGPRIVLVRVYPKTFDDEGG; encoded by the coding sequence TTGATCCAGGTCGTCGCCCTTATTGGTGCATTGTTTCTCGTTGCCCTCAACGGTTTCTTTGTTGCCGCTGAATTCGGTCTGGTCAAACTGCGGCAGACGCGCGTGCAAAGCCTTGCCGCCAAACATGGCATGCGCGGGCGTCTGCTGGGCAAGGTGCACGGGCGCCTCGACGCCTATCTGTCCGCCTGCCAGCTCGGCATCACACTGGCGTCGCTCGGGCTCGGCTGGATCGGCGAGCCCGCGTTCGCGGAGTTGCTCACACCGGTCTTCAGTCTGCTCGGCGTGGAATCGGAGAAGCTGATCCACGGCATTTCGCTGTTCTTCGCGTTCTCGTGCATTTCGTTCCTGCATATCGTGGTGGGCGAACTGGCGCCGAAGTCGCTGGCGATCCGCGAGGCGGAAAAGGTATCGCTCTGGGCCGCCACGCCGCTCTACGGCTTTTACTGGGCCATGTATCCGGCAATCTGGGTGCTCAATACGAGCGCCAACGCCGTGCTCAAACTCACCGGGCTCGACGCCGATCACGGCCACGACTCGCATTACTCCACCGACGAACTCAAGCTGATCCTGCGCGGCCGCCGCGCTAACGTCGCCACGGAACTGGGTTCGGCGGACGGCGCCTACAGTCAGGACGAGTGGAACACGATCGCGCACTCGCTCGATTTTTCGCGCATGACCGTGTCGGACCTCATGCGTCCGGCCTACGAAATGATCGGCTTGCGCCGCGATTTGCCGTTGCGCGAAAACATGCAGGTGGTGGCGCGGCATCGCTTCAGCCGTTATCCGCTGTTCGAAGACGCATCCGGCGAGCGCGTGGCCGGCATGATCCATTTGAAGGACTTGCTGCTGGCCCGCCATGCGGGCAGCACGCTTGAGGATCTCTCCAAATACGCGCGGCCTGTGCAATACGTCACGCCGGAAATGCCGGCGCTCGAACTGTTTCGCCGCTTCCGCAAGGGCGCGCCGCACTTCGCGCTGGTCGGCCACAAGCGGGAGAAGCCGATCGGTTTCCTGACGCTCGACAATCTGCTCGGCGCGCTGGTGGGCCAGATTCACGACGAGTTCCGTCAGGGCGACGCCGACTGGACGCGCATGGACGACGGCACCTTGATGGGCAAGGGCAGCTTGCCGGTGGTGTCGCTGGAACGCGCGTTGGGGATCGACATCGACGAAGGCAAGGCCGAATCGGTCGGCGGCCTCGTGATTCAGGCGCTCAACGATCTGCCCAGCGAAGGGCAGAGAGTCGAGTTCGACCGCTTCGACGTCGTGGTCAAGAAGATGAAAGGGCCGCGTATCGTGCTTGTGCGGGTCTATCCGAAAACCTTCGACGACGAAGGTGGCTAA
- a CDS encoding sensor histidine kinase has protein sequence MTTSSTGTAGEKTVPSGFAVSERTAHLRAETALFMRDHVLSLVSHDLRGPLNAIHSWAYVLERKLDANDPNAQRAVTGIRNGVDQQVKLLETIVDATRAETKSLALAYASFPLHPLLDETVEEVRSGLARTRGVEVTLDSQLATEQLKGDRERLAAALWLMLTFAVETSPEGATVVLSTKADTSTWHASLLYDTNCAALQDPALPHVLEAFARKQAREPREARRIAWVLALCKRVAEAHGGSFEQGEAIGGDAAGSNMATLALRIPLSASAAK, from the coding sequence GTGACAACGTCTTCAACCGGAACTGCCGGCGAAAAAACGGTCCCTTCCGGCTTCGCCGTATCCGAACGCACCGCGCACCTGCGCGCGGAAACCGCGCTGTTCATGCGTGACCATGTGCTCTCGCTGGTGTCGCATGATCTGCGCGGTCCGTTGAATGCCATCCATAGCTGGGCGTACGTGCTGGAGCGCAAGCTCGACGCGAACGACCCCAACGCGCAGCGCGCCGTCACCGGCATTCGTAATGGCGTGGACCAGCAGGTCAAGCTGCTCGAGACGATCGTCGACGCCACGCGCGCCGAAACGAAATCGCTGGCGCTGGCCTATGCGTCATTCCCACTGCATCCGTTACTCGATGAAACCGTGGAAGAAGTCCGCTCGGGCCTGGCTCGCACGCGCGGCGTGGAAGTCACGCTCGACTCGCAACTCGCCACCGAGCAACTCAAGGGCGACCGCGAGCGCCTCGCTGCCGCGCTATGGCTGATGCTGACGTTCGCAGTCGAAACGAGCCCGGAAGGCGCCACGGTCGTCCTGTCCACGAAAGCCGACACGAGCACATGGCACGCCAGCCTCTTGTACGACACGAACTGCGCTGCGTTGCAGGATCCCGCCTTGCCTCATGTGCTCGAAGCGTTTGCCCGCAAGCAGGCGCGCGAGCCGCGCGAAGCGAGACGGATCGCATGGGTGCTGGCGTTGTGCAAGCGCGTCGCGGAAGCGCACGGCGGCAGTTTCGAGCAGGGCGAAGCAATCGGAGGTGACGCAGCCGGCAGCAACATGGCCACGCTCGCACTACGCATCCCGCTGAGCGCAAGCGCGGCAAAGTGA
- a CDS encoding FKBP-type peptidyl-prolyl cis-trans isomerase — protein MSTVTTESGLKYEDIVEGTGTEAVAGKTVSVHYTGWLTDGQKFDSSKDRNDPFAFVLGGGMVIKGWDEGVQGMKVGGTRKLTIPPQLGYGVRGAGGVIPPNATLVFEVELLGV, from the coding sequence ATGTCGACTGTGACTACCGAATCCGGCTTGAAGTACGAAGACATCGTTGAAGGCACTGGCACCGAAGCAGTGGCCGGCAAGACCGTCAGCGTGCATTACACCGGCTGGCTGACCGATGGCCAGAAGTTCGACTCGAGCAAGGACCGCAACGACCCGTTCGCCTTCGTGCTGGGCGGCGGCATGGTCATCAAGGGCTGGGACGAAGGCGTGCAAGGCATGAAGGTCGGCGGCACGCGCAAGCTGACCATCCCGCCGCAACTCGGCTACGGCGTGCGCGGCGCGGGCGGCGTGATTCCGCCGAACGCAACGCTCGTGTTCGAAGTCGAATTGCTGGGCGTCTAA
- a CDS encoding AraC family transcriptional regulator: MSHAAVTAPSVSLRRYGAIEASDVHDFHQVVLGLDGAMMMAVDGVAQRLDAGSGWLIPAGARHDYAGVGENRQLVLDLPAASLAVPERLFDRARAVSVEGSLAQLVHRIAAHATGGALGDDLDSRRFHWDAAARLGAALVADAGTTAGAQAAGAGLDFARIDRWLRAHLSEPLRIADLAAHCGFGMRRFHQLFIEAFGETPHRYLQRLRLDTSITLLADPRISLTDIALDIGFGDQSAYTHAFTRRFGLAPGQWRALRH; this comes from the coding sequence ATGAGCCACGCCGCCGTCACCGCTCCTAGCGTTTCGCTGCGCCGCTACGGCGCGATCGAGGCGTCGGACGTGCACGACTTTCACCAGGTCGTGCTCGGCCTCGACGGCGCGATGATGATGGCGGTGGACGGCGTCGCGCAACGGCTTGATGCCGGTTCCGGCTGGCTGATCCCGGCGGGCGCCCGGCACGATTACGCGGGCGTCGGCGAAAACCGGCAGTTGGTGCTGGATTTGCCGGCCGCGTCGCTGGCCGTGCCGGAACGCTTGTTCGACCGCGCGCGGGCCGTCTCCGTGGAAGGCTCGCTTGCGCAACTCGTGCATCGCATCGCGGCGCACGCTACCGGCGGTGCTCTCGGCGACGATCTGGATTCACGGCGTTTTCATTGGGACGCAGCCGCGCGCCTCGGCGCCGCGTTGGTGGCCGACGCGGGCACAACGGCCGGCGCACAGGCGGCTGGCGCGGGGCTCGACTTTGCACGTATCGACCGCTGGTTGCGCGCGCATTTGTCGGAGCCTTTGCGGATCGCCGACCTCGCCGCGCATTGCGGTTTCGGGATGCGGCGCTTTCATCAGCTTTTTATCGAGGCCTTCGGTGAGACGCCGCATCGCTATTTGCAGCGGCTGCGGCTCGATACGTCGATCACGCTGCTCGCCGATCCGCGCATTTCGCTGACCGATATCGCGTTGGATATCGGCTTCGGCGATCAGAGCGCTTACACGCACGCGTTCACGCGGCGTTTCGGGCTGGCGCCCGGTCAGTGGCGCGCATTGCGTCACTGA
- a CDS encoding O-succinylhomoserine sulfhydrylase, with protein MDDSLNFDTLAVRSGTVRSDFNEHSEAIFLTSSFVFESAADAAEKFKNSEDNYTYSRFTNPTVSMFQDRLAALEGGEACMATASGMAAIMSVVMSALQAGDHLVSSQALFGSTLGMFSQIFSKFGITTTFVDPTDLDAWKNAVRPETKMFFLETPSNPLTEVADIEAISKIAKASNALFVVDNCFCSPALQQPLKLGADVVMHSATKFLDGQGRVLGGALVGSKQFIMEKVFPFVRSAGPTLSAFNAWVLLKGMETLSLRVEKQSANALEIARWLDTHPAVNRVFYPGLESHPQHALAMRQQKAGGAILSFELKGDTPEQMRANAWRVIDNTKICSITGNLGDTRTTITHPATTTHGRVTPEARAAAGISEGLIRLAVGLENAGDIRGDLERGLAG; from the coding sequence ATGGACGACTCCCTGAACTTCGACACGCTGGCAGTCCGCTCGGGCACGGTGCGCAGCGACTTCAACGAACATTCGGAAGCGATTTTCCTGACTTCGAGCTTCGTGTTCGAGAGCGCCGCCGACGCGGCCGAAAAATTCAAGAATTCCGAAGACAACTACACCTACTCGCGCTTCACGAACCCGACCGTCTCCATGTTCCAGGATCGTCTGGCCGCGCTCGAAGGCGGCGAAGCCTGCATGGCGACGGCGTCGGGCATGGCGGCGATCATGTCGGTGGTGATGTCGGCGTTGCAGGCGGGCGACCATCTGGTCAGCTCGCAGGCGCTGTTCGGCTCGACGCTCGGCATGTTCTCGCAGATCTTCAGCAAGTTCGGCATCACGACCACGTTCGTCGATCCGACCGATCTGGACGCGTGGAAAAACGCCGTGCGTCCGGAGACGAAGATGTTCTTCCTCGAAACGCCGTCGAATCCGTTGACCGAAGTCGCCGACATTGAAGCGATCAGCAAGATCGCCAAGGCGTCCAACGCGCTGTTCGTAGTCGACAACTGTTTCTGCAGCCCGGCCTTGCAACAGCCGTTGAAGCTCGGCGCGGACGTCGTGATGCATTCGGCCACCAAGTTCCTCGACGGTCAGGGGCGTGTGCTTGGCGGCGCGCTGGTCGGCTCGAAGCAGTTCATCATGGAAAAGGTGTTCCCGTTCGTTCGCAGCGCCGGGCCGACGCTGTCCGCGTTCAACGCATGGGTGTTGCTCAAGGGCATGGAAACGCTGTCGCTGCGCGTTGAAAAGCAGTCGGCGAATGCGCTCGAAATCGCACGCTGGCTGGACACGCATCCGGCCGTGAATCGCGTGTTCTATCCGGGGCTGGAATCGCATCCGCAGCACGCGCTGGCCATGCGTCAGCAGAAGGCGGGCGGCGCGATCCTCTCGTTCGAACTGAAGGGCGATACGCCGGAGCAAATGCGCGCGAATGCATGGCGTGTGATCGACAACACGAAGATCTGCTCGATCACCGGCAACCTCGGCGATACGCGTACCACCATCACGCATCCGGCTACGACCACGCATGGTCGCGTGACGCCGGAAGCGCGCGCGGCGGCGGGCATCAGCGAAGGCTTGATTCGTCTTGCCGTCGGTCTGGAAAACGCCGGTGATATCCGCGGTGATCTGGAGCGCGGTCTGGCGGGTTGA
- the purF gene encoding amidophosphoribosyltransferase, translated as MCGIVGVVSHSPVNQLIYDSLLLLQHRGQDAAGIATANGSNFHMHKANGMVRDVFRTRNMRSLPGTTGIGQVRYPTAGSASSEEEAQPFYVNAPFGIILAHNGNLTNWQQLKDEMFRIDRRHINTNSDTEVMLNVLAHELQLSSSGLQLDPAALFKAVTGVHRRVRGSYAIVSLIAGYGLLGFRDPFGIRPLCLGKQETAEGVEWILASESVAIEGIGFEFVRDIAPGEAIFIDIEGNLHSQQCATNPSLNPCIFELVYLARPDSVLDGVPVYNVRLRMGDYLAEKIKRELPDVAIDVVMPIPDSSRPAAMQVAKKLGVEYREGFFKNRYVGRTFIMPGQAVRKKSVRQKLNAMGIEFKGKNVLIVDDSIVRGTTSHEIVQMARDAGANKVIFASAAPPVKFPNVYGIDMPTRGELVAHGRSDDEVARMIGADYLVYQDVDALKQAVRDINPALKEFEASCFDGNYVTGDVTTEYLDRIERARLAPSSQSDRDAASEAIDGGAPARSQLHLQLSVG; from the coding sequence ATGTGCGGCATCGTAGGCGTAGTTTCCCACTCTCCGGTCAATCAGCTGATCTATGACAGCCTGCTGCTCCTGCAGCATCGCGGTCAGGACGCCGCCGGCATCGCGACAGCGAACGGCAGCAACTTCCACATGCACAAGGCTAACGGCATGGTGCGCGACGTGTTCCGCACGCGCAACATGCGCAGCCTGCCCGGCACGACCGGTATCGGCCAGGTCCGTTACCCGACCGCTGGTTCCGCATCGAGCGAAGAAGAAGCCCAGCCGTTCTACGTGAACGCGCCGTTCGGCATCATCCTCGCGCACAACGGCAATCTGACCAACTGGCAGCAGCTGAAAGATGAGATGTTCCGCATCGATCGCCGCCACATCAATACCAATTCCGACACGGAAGTCATGCTCAACGTGCTCGCGCACGAATTGCAGCTCTCCAGCTCGGGCCTGCAACTCGATCCGGCCGCGCTGTTCAAGGCTGTGACAGGCGTGCATCGCCGGGTGCGCGGGTCGTATGCGATCGTGTCGCTGATCGCCGGTTACGGCCTGCTGGGCTTCCGTGACCCGTTCGGCATCCGTCCGCTGTGCCTCGGCAAGCAGGAAACGGCGGAAGGCGTCGAATGGATCCTGGCGTCGGAGTCGGTGGCGATCGAAGGTATCGGCTTCGAATTCGTGCGCGATATCGCGCCGGGCGAAGCGATTTTCATCGACATCGAAGGCAATCTGCACTCGCAGCAATGCGCGACGAACCCGAGCCTGAACCCCTGCATTTTCGAACTCGTGTATCTCGCGCGTCCGGACTCGGTACTCGACGGCGTGCCGGTCTACAACGTGCGTCTGCGCATGGGCGACTACCTCGCCGAGAAGATCAAGCGCGAGCTGCCCGACGTCGCGATCGACGTCGTGATGCCGATTCCCGATTCGTCCCGTCCGGCCGCGATGCAAGTCGCGAAGAAACTGGGCGTGGAATATCGCGAAGGCTTCTTCAAGAACCGTTACGTCGGCCGCACCTTCATCATGCCGGGCCAGGCCGTGCGCAAGAAGTCGGTGCGCCAGAAGCTGAACGCGATGGGCATCGAGTTCAAGGGCAAGAACGTGCTGATCGTCGACGACTCGATCGTGCGCGGCACCACGTCGCACGAAATCGTGCAGATGGCGCGCGACGCCGGCGCGAACAAGGTGATCTTCGCTTCGGCGGCGCCGCCGGTGAAATTCCCGAACGTCTACGGTATCGACATGCCGACGCGCGGCGAACTCGTCGCTCACGGCCGCTCGGACGACGAGGTCGCGCGCATGATCGGCGCGGACTATCTCGTTTATCAGGACGTCGACGCGCTCAAGCAAGCGGTGCGCGACATCAACCCGGCGCTGAAGGAATTCGAAGCGTCGTGTTTCGACGGCAACTACGTGACCGGCGACGTGACCACCGAGTACCTCGACCGCATCGAAAGGGCGCGTCTCGCACCGTCCTCGCAATCGGACCGCGACGCCGCCAGCGAAGCGATCGACGGCGGCGCACCGGCGCGTTCGCAACTGCATCTGCAACTGTCGGTGGGTTGA
- a CDS encoding CvpA family protein encodes MFTAFDYAVMAVIGLSALRGTWRGFLSEIFGLIGWIAAFFIACRFVGYVVPYIPSTWPGGALTQWLLAFALVVVGVVLVASVLNALLSRIVQATGLSGVDRSLGLMFGLVRGVILVLILVALAGLTELPQQEFWRNALLRPYAVEGVHVMKPLLPETLAAYVRV; translated from the coding sequence ATGTTCACTGCCTTCGACTACGCTGTAATGGCGGTGATCGGTTTGTCGGCGCTGCGCGGCACATGGCGCGGGTTTTTGTCGGAGATATTCGGGCTGATCGGCTGGATTGCGGCGTTTTTCATTGCTTGCCGCTTCGTCGGTTACGTCGTGCCGTACATACCGTCCACTTGGCCGGGCGGCGCGTTGACCCAATGGCTGCTGGCCTTTGCGCTGGTGGTGGTCGGTGTGGTGCTGGTGGCGAGCGTGCTGAACGCCCTTTTGAGCCGCATCGTGCAGGCAACCGGCTTGAGCGGCGTGGACCGGTCGCTCGGTTTGATGTTCGGCCTCGTGCGCGGGGTCATTCTGGTGCTGATTCTGGTCGCCCTGGCTGGCTTGACCGAACTGCCCCAACAGGAATTCTGGCGCAACGCCTTGCTTCGGCCCTATGCGGTCGAGGGCGTGCACGTAATGAAACCGCTGCTTCCCGAGACGCTTGCTGCCTACGTCCGAGTGTGA
- a CDS encoding SPOR domain-containing protein, whose product MGIFSFGKKDDAPTRRGANTSSTRAARGERVERRTRRTERTVDADAMLLDPTLPEKQRARRRLVGAIAMVVAAVVILPMVLDSHPKPVTDDISIDIPSRPAPKLAKAQEDTQAGVAPDNPATPDAALAASGLAPATAARQGQSGATKQPGAETNAAASAAKPAAKAQAPSVAANTTPAAPATPAKPAAKPPVTHNAATAPAPVAQAPSSDDTNTAASADANSGTPASPPGSRFAVQLGAFANDANARNWAAKLKAAGVPAYTEHRKQADGSTLTLLRAGPFADRAAASAAIAKVREVGLTSSANSGAAQ is encoded by the coding sequence ATGGGAATTTTCTCGTTCGGCAAGAAAGACGACGCGCCCACCCGGCGCGGCGCAAACACCAGTTCCACCCGGGCCGCCCGTGGCGAGCGCGTGGAGCGGCGAACCCGCCGCACGGAGCGCACCGTCGACGCCGATGCGATGCTGCTCGACCCTACGTTGCCGGAAAAGCAGCGTGCGCGTCGCCGCCTCGTCGGCGCGATCGCGATGGTCGTGGCAGCGGTCGTCATCCTGCCCATGGTGCTGGACTCGCACCCCAAGCCCGTCACAGACGACATCTCCATCGACATTCCCAGCCGTCCCGCGCCGAAGCTTGCCAAAGCCCAGGAAGACACGCAGGCCGGCGTAGCACCCGATAACCCCGCAACGCCAGACGCGGCACTCGCCGCATCCGGTCTTGCGCCGGCAACGGCAGCAAGGCAAGGCCAGTCCGGCGCCACAAAGCAACCGGGCGCGGAGACGAACGCAGCGGCGTCCGCAGCCAAGCCGGCGGCTAAAGCGCAGGCACCGTCCGTGGCCGCCAACACTACGCCGGCGGCGCCCGCAACGCCTGCCAAACCGGCGGCGAAACCGCCGGTCACGCATAACGCCGCGACGGCTCCGGCACCGGTTGCTCAAGCCCCGAGCTCCGACGACACGAACACGGCCGCCAGCGCGGACGCGAATTCCGGCACGCCGGCTTCGCCGCCGGGCAGCCGTTTCGCGGTGCAGCTCGGCGCCTTCGCGAACGACGCCAACGCGCGCAATTGGGCGGCCAAGTTGAAAGCGGCGGGTGTGCCCGCATATACCGAACATCGAAAGCAGGCTGACGGCTCCACGCTCACGTTGCTGCGTGCCGGCCCGTTCGCCGACCGTGCAGCGGCAAGCGCCGCGATCGCAAAGGTTCGCGAGGTCGGCTTGACGTCGAGCGCGAACAGCGGCGCTGCACAGTAA
- the folC gene encoding bifunctional tetrahydrofolate synthase/dihydrofolate synthase — MTTFPTLDAWLTHLESAHPVGIDMGLARISQVRDAMQLSFACPVITVGGTNGKGSTCAILESILLRAGFTVGCHTSPHLLSFNERARVNGAMASDADLLPHFEAVEAARLSLAEPVTLTYFEFTTLAIMSLFASRKLDAVIFEVGLGGRLDAVNILDTDCAIITSIDIDHTDYLGDTREKIGFEKAGIFRPGKPAICADPVPPQSLIDHAEKIGAELWLFGRDFRYEGQAGSERQQWSYVGPTMRRSALAYPALRGANQLINTSAALAGLETVRDRLPVSAQDIRLGLANVELPGRFQVLPGKPAIVLDVGHNPHAAAVLAQNLGNMGFFPYTYAVFGAMRDKDIAGVLAHLKGEIDHWCVTDLPTPRAASAEELEAALREQGVAEGADSSVTRYASPAEAFQDAVKRASENDRIVVFGSFYTVAGVMAYRKSQQH, encoded by the coding sequence ATGACCACATTCCCCACCCTCGACGCGTGGCTCACGCACCTTGAATCCGCGCATCCGGTCGGTATCGACATGGGACTGGCCCGCATCAGCCAGGTGCGCGACGCGATGCAACTGTCGTTCGCGTGTCCGGTCATCACGGTCGGCGGCACGAACGGCAAGGGGTCGACATGCGCGATCCTTGAATCCATTCTGCTGCGCGCCGGGTTCACGGTCGGCTGCCACACGTCGCCGCATTTGCTGTCGTTCAACGAGCGCGCGCGGGTGAACGGCGCAATGGCCAGCGACGCGGATCTGCTGCCGCACTTCGAAGCCGTCGAAGCCGCGCGCCTGAGCCTCGCCGAACCGGTCACGCTGACCTACTTCGAATTCACGACGCTGGCGATCATGAGCCTGTTCGCCTCGCGCAAGCTGGACGCGGTGATATTCGAAGTCGGCCTGGGCGGCCGCCTGGACGCGGTCAATATCCTCGATACGGATTGCGCGATCATCACCAGCATCGATATCGATCACACGGACTATCTCGGCGACACGCGCGAGAAAATCGGCTTCGAAAAAGCCGGCATTTTCCGTCCGGGCAAGCCGGCGATCTGCGCGGACCCGGTTCCGCCGCAATCGCTGATCGATCACGCGGAAAAAATCGGCGCCGAATTGTGGCTGTTCGGCCGCGATTTCCGTTATGAAGGCCAGGCCGGCAGCGAGCGCCAGCAATGGAGCTACGTCGGCCCGACCATGCGGCGTTCGGCTTTAGCGTATCCGGCGCTGCGCGGCGCGAACCAGTTGATCAACACGTCGGCGGCGCTGGCCGGGCTCGAAACGGTGCGCGACCGTTTGCCGGTGTCTGCACAAGACATCCGCCTCGGCCTTGCCAACGTGGAACTGCCGGGACGTTTCCAGGTGCTGCCGGGCAAGCCGGCCATCGTGCTGGATGTCGGCCACAATCCGCACGCGGCCGCTGTGCTGGCGCAAAACCTCGGCAACATGGGTTTCTTCCCCTACACCTACGCGGTGTTCGGCGCGATGCGAGACAAGGACATTGCCGGCGTACTGGCGCACCTGAAAGGCGAAATCGATCACTGGTGCGTGACCGATTTGCCGACGCCGCGGGCGGCGTCAGCGGAAGAACTCGAGGCGGCCTTGCGCGAGCAAGGCGTGGCCGAGGGCGCCGACAGCAGCGTGACGCGCTACGCCTCACCGGCAGAGGCTTTCCAAGACGCGGTAAAACGAGCGTCAGAGAATGATAGAATCGTGGTTTTCGGCAGTTTCTATACGGTAGCAGGCGTGATGGCCTACCGTAAATCGCAGCAACACTGA
- the accD gene encoding acetyl-CoA carboxylase, carboxyltransferase subunit beta, which yields MSWLDKLLPPKIKQTDPKNRKGIPEGLWIKCPSCEAVLYRNDVEANLHVCPKCDHHMRIGARERLDGLLDPEGRYEIGQEIVPVDALKFKDSRKYPDRLKEAMDDTDETDAMVVMGGAIHTLPVVVACFEFSFMGGSMGSVVGERFARGAQNALEQKVPFICFTASGGARMQESLLSLMQMAKTTAMLTKLAEAKLPFISVLTDPTMGGVSASFAFLGDVVIAEPKALIGFAGPRVIEQTVREKLPEGFQRAEFLLTKGAIDMIVDRRKLREEIAQLMALLSHQPADAVA from the coding sequence ATGAGCTGGCTCGACAAACTGCTGCCGCCGAAAATCAAACAAACCGACCCGAAGAACCGCAAGGGGATTCCGGAAGGGCTGTGGATCAAGTGCCCGTCGTGTGAAGCGGTGCTGTACCGCAACGACGTCGAGGCCAATCTGCATGTTTGCCCGAAGTGCGACCATCACATGCGCATCGGCGCGCGTGAGCGGCTCGACGGCCTGCTCGATCCGGAAGGTCGCTACGAAATCGGCCAGGAGATCGTCCCGGTCGACGCGCTCAAGTTCAAAGACAGCCGCAAGTACCCGGACCGCCTGAAAGAGGCGATGGACGACACGGACGAAACCGACGCGATGGTCGTCATGGGCGGCGCGATCCATACGCTGCCGGTGGTGGTGGCCTGCTTCGAGTTCTCGTTCATGGGCGGCTCGATGGGTTCAGTGGTCGGCGAGCGCTTTGCGCGCGGCGCGCAGAACGCGCTCGAACAGAAGGTGCCGTTTATCTGCTTCACCGCTTCGGGCGGCGCGCGCATGCAGGAAAGCCTGTTGTCGCTGATGCAGATGGCGAAGACCACGGCCATGCTGACCAAGCTCGCCGAAGCCAAGCTGCCGTTTATCTCCGTGCTGACCGACCCGACCATGGGCGGCGTGTCGGCCAGTTTCGCGTTCCTCGGCGACGTGGTGATCGCGGAGCCGAAGGCGCTGATCGGCTTTGCCGGTCCGCGCGTGATCGAACAAACCGTGCGCGAGAAGCTGCCGGAAGGCTTCCAGCGCGCCGAGTTCCTGCTGACGAAGGGCGCGATCGACATGATCGTCGACCGTCGCAAGCTGCGTGAAGAAATCGCGCAATTGATGGCGCTGCTGAGCCATCAACCGGCTGACGCGGTCGCGTAA